A single region of the Streptomyces sp. NBC_00236 genome encodes:
- a CDS encoding helix-turn-helix domain-containing protein: protein MSTEIQDFAALLRGLKERSGLSYGALARKLHMSTSTIHRYCNGEAVPHDYAPVERFARVCRATSDELVALHRQWILADEAKRRGARKTEAAGTFEPSLVTSELSAPPAAAEPEPVNGPEPEPGRGSGRGPEPEAVPEPEAVPESDVEDVTPDARSAGAASATGRLSGKRLRVLLATAAVVALTVPTALAINHYSGERTREEGMDTPRSSAPVTPSRSGSTSPSPSPSKPSPSATTGSASPSATAAKSTAAQGADGKGEKGAAGSQAVPVTATLSAYNWDWPCGQYFLLDRDPKGMPPVPDAADRARRSWAAQLGGVDAGKMLLELTLQGESQEAVVLKALHVRVVKQEPATDWPAYSMGEGCGSGIVPQTFNIDLDDGQPVSRPVAGESGGEAVAAKNFPYQVSSSDVEVFRLDAHTEDHDVTWYLEVEWSSGGRSGMLRVDDNGKPFRTSGMRNRPVYEYRRDTAEWEDISESLEAAGN, encoded by the coding sequence GTGAGCACGGAGATCCAGGACTTCGCGGCATTGCTCAGAGGGCTGAAGGAGCGCTCCGGGCTGAGCTACGGAGCGCTCGCCCGGAAGCTCCACATGAGCACCTCCACGATTCACCGGTACTGCAACGGCGAGGCGGTCCCGCACGACTACGCGCCGGTCGAGCGTTTCGCGCGCGTGTGCCGTGCTACGTCTGACGAGCTGGTGGCGCTGCACCGGCAGTGGATCCTCGCCGACGAGGCGAAGCGGCGGGGTGCCCGGAAGACCGAGGCCGCTGGGACGTTCGAGCCGTCGTTGGTGACGTCGGAGCTCTCGGCCCCGCCTGCGGCGGCGGAGCCGGAGCCGGTGAACGGGCCTGAGCCGGAGCCGGGACGCGGATCGGGACGTGGGCCGGAACCGGAGGCGGTGCCGGAACCGGAGGCGGTGCCGGAGTCGGACGTCGAGGACGTGACGCCGGATGCGCGGAGCGCCGGTGCCGCGTCGGCCACGGGCCGGTTGTCCGGCAAGCGGCTGCGGGTCCTGCTCGCGACCGCCGCCGTCGTGGCGCTCACCGTGCCCACGGCGTTGGCGATCAACCACTACTCGGGCGAGCGCACGCGCGAGGAGGGGATGGACACGCCCCGCAGCAGTGCACCGGTCACGCCGAGCCGGAGCGGCAGCACGTCTCCGTCGCCGAGTCCTTCGAAGCCCTCGCCGTCCGCGACCACCGGCTCCGCGTCACCCTCCGCCACGGCCGCGAAGTCCACCGCTGCGCAAGGCGCGGACGGGAAGGGAGAGAAGGGGGCAGCCGGATCGCAGGCCGTGCCGGTGACCGCGACCCTCAGTGCGTACAACTGGGACTGGCCCTGCGGGCAGTACTTCCTGCTCGACCGGGACCCCAAGGGCATGCCGCCGGTGCCCGACGCCGCGGACCGGGCCAGGCGCAGCTGGGCGGCGCAGCTGGGCGGGGTGGACGCGGGCAAGATGCTGCTCGAACTCACCTTGCAGGGGGAGTCGCAGGAGGCGGTCGTCCTGAAGGCGCTCCATGTCCGGGTGGTGAAGCAGGAGCCCGCGACCGACTGGCCCGCGTACTCGATGGGGGAGGGCTGCGGGAGCGGCATCGTGCCGCAGACGTTCAACATCGACCTGGACGACGGCCAGCCCGTGTCGCGGCCGGTCGCCGGTGAGAGCGGAGGCGAGGCTGTAGCGGCGAAGAACTTCCCCTACCAGGTGAGCTCCAGCGACGTGGAGGTGTTCCGCCTCGACGCGCACACCGAGGACCACGATGTGACCTGGTACCTGGAAGTGGAGTGGTCCAGTGGGGGCCGGAGCGGG
- a CDS encoding DUF4232 domain-containing protein, whose product MRTLNFRRAARTSALGAVALIASLSLTACQGDDPEPYDALPSASAGSASKTPAESAGSSGDKGTAAPDADQGKDSTGSGSGGGTSTTKPKDNGGNDTGDDSGDAVTVTCTGANTKLSITEVSRPVNHMLLTMTNTGSKACNAYYYPYLKFGEAQSVPNTFDESKPQAVATINPGESAYAGVLTSSADGSGSNGYDTKDLEVSFQNRDGNSDNTGSSVSVPLSKSVHVDSSLTVSYWQMSMDDALTY is encoded by the coding sequence ATGCGTACCCTCAACTTCCGCCGCGCCGCCCGTACCTCCGCCCTCGGCGCCGTCGCACTGATCGCCTCGCTGTCCCTGACGGCCTGCCAGGGCGATGACCCGGAGCCGTACGACGCCCTTCCCTCCGCTTCCGCCGGCTCGGCCTCGAAGACCCCGGCCGAGAGCGCCGGATCCTCCGGTGACAAGGGCACGGCGGCCCCGGATGCCGACCAGGGCAAGGACTCCACCGGCTCGGGCTCCGGCGGCGGCACGTCCACGACGAAGCCGAAGGACAACGGCGGCAACGACACCGGCGACGACAGCGGCGACGCGGTCACGGTGACCTGCACCGGAGCGAACACCAAGCTGTCGATCACCGAGGTGAGCCGCCCCGTCAACCACATGCTGCTCACGATGACCAACACCGGTTCGAAGGCCTGCAACGCCTACTACTACCCGTACCTGAAGTTCGGCGAGGCCCAGTCCGTGCCGAACACCTTCGACGAGAGCAAGCCGCAGGCAGTGGCGACCATCAACCCGGGCGAGTCCGCCTACGCCGGCGTCCTGACCTCGTCCGCCGACGGCAGCGGCTCGAACGGCTACGACACCAAGGACCTGGAAGTCAGCTTCCAGAACCGCGACGGCAACTCCGACAACACCGGCTCGTCGGTCAGCGTTCCGCTCTCCAAGAGCGTCCACGTGGACAGCAGCCTGACCGTCTCCTACTGGCAGATGAGCATGGACGACGCGCTCACCTACTGA
- a CDS encoding DUF4232 domain-containing protein, with protein MRSNRFRTTTLAATALLAALSLTACGSETAGSESAKAGAAAPAAHQAVKQSLPPAPAAAAQEKTPDTGTGSRPEDIASPPARSNGKNTTGTTNRTDSSSSKGSTTTTARTPVTCDGANTRAAVTTVSRPLNHLLLTLTNTGDRPCYAYYAPALRFDDAQAAFPVLDDSMPQAVVTLDPGKSAYAGIGLTGEPGAGPSPREATRLQVHFSGRSGEGSTGTPVTLTLPSDTYWDDNGFVTYWQTEMADALTY; from the coding sequence ATGCGCAGCAACCGCTTCCGCACCACCACCCTCGCCGCCACCGCCCTCCTGGCCGCCCTCTCCCTCACTGCGTGCGGCAGTGAGACCGCCGGCAGCGAGAGCGCCAAGGCGGGAGCGGCCGCTCCGGCCGCCCACCAGGCCGTCAAGCAGTCCCTGCCCCCGGCACCGGCCGCGGCCGCTCAGGAGAAGACCCCCGACACCGGCACCGGCAGCAGGCCCGAGGACATCGCCTCTCCCCCCGCCAGGAGCAACGGGAAGAACACCACCGGCACCACGAACCGGACAGACAGCAGCAGCAGCAAGGGCAGCACCACCACCACCGCCCGCACCCCCGTCACGTGCGACGGCGCCAACACCCGGGCCGCCGTCACCACGGTGAGTCGCCCCCTCAACCACCTGCTGCTGACCCTGACCAACACGGGTGACCGCCCCTGCTACGCGTACTACGCGCCGGCGCTCCGCTTCGACGATGCGCAGGCCGCCTTCCCGGTCCTGGACGACAGCATGCCGCAGGCCGTCGTGACGCTCGACCCGGGCAAGTCCGCGTACGCCGGCATCGGTCTGACCGGAGAGCCCGGCGCCGGCCCGTCCCCGCGCGAGGCCACGCGCCTTCAGGTGCACTTCTCCGGCAGGAGCGGCGAGGGCTCCACGGGCACCCCGGTCACCCTGACGCTCCCGTCCGACACCTACTGGGACGACAACGGCTTCGTCACCTACTGGCAGACCGAGATGGCGGACGCGCTCACCTACTGA
- a CDS encoding DUF3224 domain-containing protein, which yields MRASGTFTVTSFVPADLKPGPEITTALPVGVATLVKSFEGEIVGRSTTVFTAAFDQAAGVGTYVAMESFEGAVDGREGTFNFVHSAATSGDDRANEFFAIVPSSGTGALAGMRGGGGLAVDEDGTHRIWFDFDLGSDAG from the coding sequence ATGAGAGCTTCCGGAACCTTTACCGTCACCTCCTTCGTCCCGGCTGACCTGAAGCCCGGTCCCGAGATCACCACCGCACTGCCCGTCGGCGTCGCGACCCTCGTGAAGAGCTTCGAGGGCGAGATCGTGGGCCGTTCGACGACCGTGTTCACCGCCGCCTTCGACCAGGCGGCCGGCGTGGGTACGTACGTGGCGATGGAGTCCTTCGAAGGCGCGGTCGACGGCCGCGAGGGCACGTTCAACTTCGTGCACTCGGCCGCGACGAGCGGCGACGACCGCGCGAACGAGTTCTTCGCGATCGTGCCGTCGAGTGGGACCGGCGCCCTCGCCGGGATGCGCGGGGGCGGCGGGCTGGCCGTTGACGAGGACGGTACGCACCGGATCTGGTTCGACTTCGACCTCGGCTCCGATGCCGGTTGA
- a CDS encoding HEAT repeat domain-containing protein, translated as MAMFVHLTPAANAARIRKTGIRAVSHDREGVKGLFCFPVLPSYTLTHQWLRELARHGGPRGLVAVHLRLPDDEPVTVGHYSNRPAPTATTASEAVRRLAALEDPRGWEVFVPRAAARSEVHRVHTVRQVTGWRYFPGSNGTAPCTCYGCRVRGEYGSQRLRRRKPHPLDGPAPAPAVLLSRIADAGDPGDAAQLCATLHWFGFRRRGPVDRLAHLADHPDADVRVALVEAVARWRTPGVDALLRRLAEDPDEDVREAVEFTDRLTPA; from the coding sequence ATGGCCATGTTCGTCCACCTGACACCCGCAGCCAACGCGGCCCGTATCCGCAAGACCGGGATACGGGCGGTCAGCCATGACCGCGAAGGCGTCAAAGGCCTGTTCTGCTTCCCGGTCCTGCCCTCCTACACGCTGACCCACCAGTGGCTGCGCGAACTCGCCCGCCACGGCGGCCCGCGGGGCCTCGTCGCCGTCCACCTACGACTGCCGGACGATGAACCCGTCACGGTCGGCCACTACAGCAACCGCCCCGCCCCCACCGCCACCACGGCAAGCGAAGCGGTCCGCCGGCTGGCCGCCCTGGAGGACCCGCGCGGCTGGGAGGTCTTCGTCCCACGGGCCGCGGCCCGGTCCGAGGTCCACCGCGTGCACACGGTCCGGCAGGTCACCGGCTGGCGCTACTTCCCCGGCTCCAACGGCACGGCACCCTGCACCTGTTACGGCTGCCGGGTACGCGGCGAGTACGGTTCCCAGCGCCTGCGCCGCCGCAAGCCGCACCCGCTGGACGGACCGGCACCCGCGCCCGCCGTCCTCCTCAGCCGTATCGCCGACGCGGGCGACCCCGGCGACGCCGCACAGCTGTGCGCGACCCTGCACTGGTTCGGCTTCCGGCGACGCGGACCGGTCGACCGACTGGCCCACCTCGCCGACCATCCCGACGCGGACGTCCGCGTGGCCCTGGTCGAGGCCGTGGCCCGCTGGCGAACGCCCGGAGTCGACGCGCTGCTCCGACGACTGGCCGAGGACCCGGACGAAGACGTACGCGAGGCGGTCGAGTTCACCGACCGCCTGACCCCGGCCTGA
- a CDS encoding ATP-binding protein, which produces MNETMQLPLLRERFFRRERRSVRAAREFVRSALADWGFGEVRADDVLVCVSELATNALVHGVPPGRGYRVMLWLRDEGRVRVEVHDSGDGEPGVREPDGESGRGLVIVEALADRWGVGERVPGKVVWCEFG; this is translated from the coding sequence ATGAACGAAACGATGCAACTCCCGTTGCTGCGCGAGCGGTTCTTCCGGCGGGAGCGCCGGTCGGTCCGGGCGGCCCGGGAGTTCGTACGGAGCGCGCTGGCCGACTGGGGGTTCGGCGAGGTGCGGGCGGACGACGTGCTGGTGTGTGTGAGCGAGCTGGCCACCAACGCGCTGGTGCACGGGGTGCCGCCGGGGCGCGGGTACCGGGTGATGCTGTGGCTGCGGGACGAGGGGCGGGTCCGGGTCGAGGTGCACGACAGCGGCGACGGGGAGCCCGGGGTGCGGGAGCCCGACGGGGAGTCGGGGCGGGGGCTGGTGATCGTGGAGGCGCTGGCGGACCGGTGGGGCGTGGGCGAGCGGGTGCCCGGGAAGGTCGTGTGGTGCGAGTTCGGGTGA